A region of Argentina anserina chromosome 5, drPotAnse1.1, whole genome shotgun sequence DNA encodes the following proteins:
- the LOC126794447 gene encoding uncharacterized protein LOC126794447 isoform X1 produces the protein MSSTHRASLEKDIEQLQLRLREEKSMRNMLERAMGRASSTLSPGHRHFSVQTKELISEIELLEEEVANREQHVLSLYRSIFEQCVSKPPSEQNSLVVSPTQMKNGSRKHPSVISSAFCSAKNFPFRHFRTLVATDDWGKKTSKTSHTPLSSSKSDTDYAKTRSNLSKVEKVHQRVPVLEKASMLRTLKDHLHQCPSRLAEEMVRCMSLVYCWLCSAASEKIEKKQSPLQSRSSTNVLQPSHNTEDSQDWSGQSMVEISWISTVKRKSSHASYAINNYRMLVEQLEKVDVTQMELNAQIAFWINVYNALLMHAYLAYGIPNSSLRRLALFHKAAYNIGGIVISANAIEESIFGFQTPRMGWWLQTFLSTALRKKFGEDRQLRNSKLSLPVSEPLVCFALCTGAFSDPALKVYTASNVRDELEEAKNEFIRANAVVKKSIVFLPKMLERFSREASFSTDDLLKWVTDNVDKKLQDSIRKCIDLKSSKKASQIIEWLPYNSRFRYVFPKDLAEKPWWL, from the exons ATGTCATCGACCCATAGAGCGTCCCTGGAAAAAGAT ATTGAACAGCTTCAGTTACGCTTGCGGGAAGAGAAATCTATGCGTAACATGCTTGAGAGGGCAATGGGCCGAGCTTCAAGTACTCTATCGCCTGGACACAGACATTTTTCTGTTCAG ACGAAGGAATTGATCTCTGAAATTGAATTACTTGAAGAAGAAGTTGCAAATCGCGAGCAGCATGTTCTATCTCTCTACAGGAGTATTTTTGAACAGTGTGTTAGTAAGCCACCTTCGGAGCAGAACTCACTTGTTGTTTCCCCTACTCAAATGAAAAATGGATCCAGGAAACATCCCAGTGTCATTTCAAGTGCATTTTGTTCCGCAAAAAATTTTCCTTTCCGGCATTTCAGAACTCTAGTTGCCACAGACGACTGGGGAAAAAAAACTTCCAAGACTAGTCATACTCCACTATCTAGTAGCAAAAGTGACACTGATTATGCAAAGACTCGTTCAAACCTTTCGAAGGTAGAAAAG GTTCATCAAAGGGTTCCAGTCCTGGAGAAAGCTTCTATGCTGCGAACTCTGAAGGATCATCTCCACCAGTGCCCTAGCAGGTTAGCTGAGGAGATGGTCAGGTGTATGTCTCTAGTTTACTGTTGGCTTTGCAGTGCAGCCTCTGAGAAGATTGAGAAAAAGCAATCGCCTTTGCAGTCGAGGTCATCTACTAATGTTTTACAGCCTTCACATAATACTGAAGATTCCCAAGATTGGTCTGGACAATCTATGGTAGAAATATCTTGGATATCAACCGTTAAGAGAAAATCTTCTCATGCTTCTTATGCCATTAATAATTATAG AATGTTGGTCGAGCAACTGGAAAAGGTGGATGTCACTCAGATGGAGTTGAATGCTCAAATTGCATTTTGGATCAATGTTTACAATGCTTTGCTTATGCAT GCTTATTTGGCATATGGAATTCCCAACAGCTCTTTAAGAAGGTTGGCTTTGTTCCATAAG GCTGCTTACAACATTGGGGGCATTGTCATCAGCGCAAATGCCATAGAGGAATCCATATTTGGCTTCCAAACACCCAGGATGGGATGG TGGCTTCAAACATTCCTTTCAACTGCCTTGAGGAAGAAGTTTGGCGAAGACAGACAGCTTCGAAATTCAAAATTGAGTCTCCCAGTTTCTGAACCTCTTGTTTGCTTTGCTCTGTGTACCGGAGCTTTTTCTGATCCTGCG TTAAAAGTCTACACAGCCTCAAATGTTAGAGATGAGCTTGAAGAAGCAAAGAACGAGTTCATCAGAGCAAATGCAGTGGTAAAGAAGTCGATAGTTTTTCTACCAAAGATGCTTGAAAGATTTTCAAGGGAAGCGTCTTTTAGCACTGATGATCTTCTCAAATGGGTCACTGACAATGTTGATAAGAAGCTTCAGGATTCAATTAGAAAATGCATTGATCTTAAATCCAGTAAGAAAGCATCTCAGATTATAGAGTGGTTGCCTTACAATTCAAGGTTCCGATACGTGTTCCCAAAGGATCTAGCAGAGAAACCATGGtggttgtga
- the LOC126794447 gene encoding uncharacterized protein LOC126794447 isoform X2 gives MKNGSRKHPSVISSAFCSAKNFPFRHFRTLVATDDWGKKTSKTSHTPLSSSKSDTDYAKTRSNLSKVEKVHQRVPVLEKASMLRTLKDHLHQCPSRLAEEMVRCMSLVYCWLCSAASEKIEKKQSPLQSRSSTNVLQPSHNTEDSQDWSGQSMVEISWISTVKRKSSHASYAINNYRMLVEQLEKVDVTQMELNAQIAFWINVYNALLMHAYLAYGIPNSSLRRLALFHKAAYNIGGIVISANAIEESIFGFQTPRMGWWLQTFLSTALRKKFGEDRQLRNSKLSLPVSEPLVCFALCTGAFSDPALKVYTASNVRDELEEAKNEFIRANAVVKKSIVFLPKMLERFSREASFSTDDLLKWVTDNVDKKLQDSIRKCIDLKSSKKASQIIEWLPYNSRFRYVFPKDLAEKPWWL, from the exons ATGAAAAATGGATCCAGGAAACATCCCAGTGTCATTTCAAGTGCATTTTGTTCCGCAAAAAATTTTCCTTTCCGGCATTTCAGAACTCTAGTTGCCACAGACGACTGGGGAAAAAAAACTTCCAAGACTAGTCATACTCCACTATCTAGTAGCAAAAGTGACACTGATTATGCAAAGACTCGTTCAAACCTTTCGAAGGTAGAAAAG GTTCATCAAAGGGTTCCAGTCCTGGAGAAAGCTTCTATGCTGCGAACTCTGAAGGATCATCTCCACCAGTGCCCTAGCAGGTTAGCTGAGGAGATGGTCAGGTGTATGTCTCTAGTTTACTGTTGGCTTTGCAGTGCAGCCTCTGAGAAGATTGAGAAAAAGCAATCGCCTTTGCAGTCGAGGTCATCTACTAATGTTTTACAGCCTTCACATAATACTGAAGATTCCCAAGATTGGTCTGGACAATCTATGGTAGAAATATCTTGGATATCAACCGTTAAGAGAAAATCTTCTCATGCTTCTTATGCCATTAATAATTATAG AATGTTGGTCGAGCAACTGGAAAAGGTGGATGTCACTCAGATGGAGTTGAATGCTCAAATTGCATTTTGGATCAATGTTTACAATGCTTTGCTTATGCAT GCTTATTTGGCATATGGAATTCCCAACAGCTCTTTAAGAAGGTTGGCTTTGTTCCATAAG GCTGCTTACAACATTGGGGGCATTGTCATCAGCGCAAATGCCATAGAGGAATCCATATTTGGCTTCCAAACACCCAGGATGGGATGG TGGCTTCAAACATTCCTTTCAACTGCCTTGAGGAAGAAGTTTGGCGAAGACAGACAGCTTCGAAATTCAAAATTGAGTCTCCCAGTTTCTGAACCTCTTGTTTGCTTTGCTCTGTGTACCGGAGCTTTTTCTGATCCTGCG TTAAAAGTCTACACAGCCTCAAATGTTAGAGATGAGCTTGAAGAAGCAAAGAACGAGTTCATCAGAGCAAATGCAGTGGTAAAGAAGTCGATAGTTTTTCTACCAAAGATGCTTGAAAGATTTTCAAGGGAAGCGTCTTTTAGCACTGATGATCTTCTCAAATGGGTCACTGACAATGTTGATAAGAAGCTTCAGGATTCAATTAGAAAATGCATTGATCTTAAATCCAGTAAGAAAGCATCTCAGATTATAGAGTGGTTGCCTTACAATTCAAGGTTCCGATACGTGTTCCCAAAGGATCTAGCAGAGAAACCATGGtggttgtga